The following are encoded together in the Lathyrus oleraceus cultivar Zhongwan6 chromosome 3, CAAS_Psat_ZW6_1.0, whole genome shotgun sequence genome:
- the LOC127132307 gene encoding double-stranded RNA-binding protein 2 isoform X1 gives MADIRGGFWARHNDMYKNRLQELAQRSCFNLPAYSCIREGPDHAPRFKVTVNFNGETFESPMFCSTLRQAEHAAAEVALNTLAKRGPSRTLAARVLDETGVYKNLLQETAHRAGLNLPVYRTVRAGSGHVPNFYCTVEIAGMHFAGDPARTKKQAQKNAAIAAWSALRKLAENQLSSSTSSSFSSESKNNEEQEHVIIARVLASLHSSGSKNLPKSDHQHRWQNSTTASLVSTQPTPGMHPMQYQHCEVSNFSPELVLYQIWQHEQIMQQQNRLLALTIQPIIPPAPQIYPLMPSLIPPDHYLYFPANELASVPMRPKFSITTPRPPFYFPNQIVPELNRGRSTVIIREIQEEKTEDSTACNFSNETRTPSPATEIERQKHESSRSNSSSRNDELRGEQSGKSEWDSHRSMGFAHKPVNIELQNPSRIAIAHSQASSNRSFRPPAASYSTVRAISPISSTVQHREVPMAAASRSRTGVPRSPGMIRTATPVFNMAPAVRIRSVVPVCSAPPRRFMAETSKGKEKEDSKPKDK, from the exons ATGGCGGATATACGTGGCGGTTTTTGGGCTCGCCACAATG ATATGTATAAGAACCGATTGCAAGAATTGGCTCAAAGAAGCTGTTTTAACTTGCCAGCCTATTCCTGTATTCGCGAAGGGCCAGATCACGCCCCTCGTTTCAAGGTAACTGTAAACTTCAATGGAGAGACCTTTGAAAGCCCTATGTTTTGCTCTACTCTTAGACAGGCAGAACATGCAGCAGCTGAGGTAGCTTTGAACACACTGGCAAAGAGAGGTCCTTCTAGAACATTGGCAGCTAGAGTTCTG GATGAGACAGGAGTATACAAAAACTTGCTCCAGGAAACTGCCCACAGAGCTGGACTGAACCTTCCGGTTTATAGGACCGTCCGTGCTGGATCAGGTCATGTCCCTAACTTCTATTGTACCGTTGAGATTGCAGGAATGCATTTTGCTGGCGATCCAGCCAGAACCAAGAAACAGGCTCAGAAAAATGCAGCAATAGCTGCTTGGTCTGCATTGAGAAAAT TGGCAGAGAATCAGTTATCTTCCTCAACTTCATCCTCATTTTCTTCCGAGTCTAAAAACAATGAAGAACAAGAACATGTCATTATTGCCCGTGTCCTTGCAAGTTTACATTCATCTGGATCAAAGAACTTACCGAAAAGTGATCATCAACATAGATGGCAAAACTCCACTACAGCCTCATTGGTGTCAACCCAGCCAACTCCAGGGATGCATCCTATGCAATATCAGCATTGTGAAGTCTCTAATTTCTCACCTGAGTTGGTTCTTTATCAGATTTGGCAGCACGAACAAATCATGCAGCAACAAAATCGTCTGTTGGCACTAACCATTCAACCAATTATTCCACCCGCTCCACAGATTTATCCGTTAATGCCATCTCTGATCCCGCCAGATCACTATCTTTATTTTCCAGCTAACGAGTTAGCATCAGTTCCCATGAGACCAAAATTTTCTATTACAACACCAAGGCCTCCATTTTACTTTCCAAACCAAATCGTTCCCGAGTTAAATAGAGGGAGGTCAACAGTAATCATTAGAGAGATACAAGAGGAAAAAACAGAAGACTCCACAGCTTGCAACTTTAGCAATGAAACAAGAACCCCATCACCAGCTACCGAGATCGAGAGACAGAAGCACGAGAGCTCTAGAAGCAACAGTAGTAGTAGAAATGATGAACTGAGAGGAGAACAAAGTGGGAAATCCGAGTGGGATTCTCATAGGAGCATGGGATTTGCGCACAAACCAGTAAACATTGAGCTGCAAAACCCATCCAGGATTGCCATAGCACATTCACAAGCAAGTTCCAACCGAAGTTTTAGACCGCCAGCAGCTTCATATTCTACGGTGAGAGCCATAAGCCCTATTTCATCGACAGTGCAACATAGGGAAGTACCTATGGCTGCTGCCTCAAGGTCGAGAACCGGGGTCCCACGAAGTCCAGGCATGATAAGAACAGCCACTCCTGTATTCAATATGGCCCCAGCCGTGAGAATCAGATCAGTAGTTCCGGTCTGCTCAGCTCCTCCAAGGAGGTTCATGGCAGAGACGTCCAAAGGTAAGGAAAAAGAAGATTCAAAACCAAAAGACAAATGA
- the LOC127132307 gene encoding double-stranded RNA-binding protein 2 isoform X2 — translation MYKNRLQELAQRSCFNLPAYSCIREGPDHAPRFKVTVNFNGETFESPMFCSTLRQAEHAAAEVALNTLAKRGPSRTLAARVLDETGVYKNLLQETAHRAGLNLPVYRTVRAGSGHVPNFYCTVEIAGMHFAGDPARTKKQAQKNAAIAAWSALRKLAENQLSSSTSSSFSSESKNNEEQEHVIIARVLASLHSSGSKNLPKSDHQHRWQNSTTASLVSTQPTPGMHPMQYQHCEVSNFSPELVLYQIWQHEQIMQQQNRLLALTIQPIIPPAPQIYPLMPSLIPPDHYLYFPANELASVPMRPKFSITTPRPPFYFPNQIVPELNRGRSTVIIREIQEEKTEDSTACNFSNETRTPSPATEIERQKHESSRSNSSSRNDELRGEQSGKSEWDSHRSMGFAHKPVNIELQNPSRIAIAHSQASSNRSFRPPAASYSTVRAISPISSTVQHREVPMAAASRSRTGVPRSPGMIRTATPVFNMAPAVRIRSVVPVCSAPPRRFMAETSKGKEKEDSKPKDK, via the exons ATGTATAAGAACCGATTGCAAGAATTGGCTCAAAGAAGCTGTTTTAACTTGCCAGCCTATTCCTGTATTCGCGAAGGGCCAGATCACGCCCCTCGTTTCAAGGTAACTGTAAACTTCAATGGAGAGACCTTTGAAAGCCCTATGTTTTGCTCTACTCTTAGACAGGCAGAACATGCAGCAGCTGAGGTAGCTTTGAACACACTGGCAAAGAGAGGTCCTTCTAGAACATTGGCAGCTAGAGTTCTG GATGAGACAGGAGTATACAAAAACTTGCTCCAGGAAACTGCCCACAGAGCTGGACTGAACCTTCCGGTTTATAGGACCGTCCGTGCTGGATCAGGTCATGTCCCTAACTTCTATTGTACCGTTGAGATTGCAGGAATGCATTTTGCTGGCGATCCAGCCAGAACCAAGAAACAGGCTCAGAAAAATGCAGCAATAGCTGCTTGGTCTGCATTGAGAAAAT TGGCAGAGAATCAGTTATCTTCCTCAACTTCATCCTCATTTTCTTCCGAGTCTAAAAACAATGAAGAACAAGAACATGTCATTATTGCCCGTGTCCTTGCAAGTTTACATTCATCTGGATCAAAGAACTTACCGAAAAGTGATCATCAACATAGATGGCAAAACTCCACTACAGCCTCATTGGTGTCAACCCAGCCAACTCCAGGGATGCATCCTATGCAATATCAGCATTGTGAAGTCTCTAATTTCTCACCTGAGTTGGTTCTTTATCAGATTTGGCAGCACGAACAAATCATGCAGCAACAAAATCGTCTGTTGGCACTAACCATTCAACCAATTATTCCACCCGCTCCACAGATTTATCCGTTAATGCCATCTCTGATCCCGCCAGATCACTATCTTTATTTTCCAGCTAACGAGTTAGCATCAGTTCCCATGAGACCAAAATTTTCTATTACAACACCAAGGCCTCCATTTTACTTTCCAAACCAAATCGTTCCCGAGTTAAATAGAGGGAGGTCAACAGTAATCATTAGAGAGATACAAGAGGAAAAAACAGAAGACTCCACAGCTTGCAACTTTAGCAATGAAACAAGAACCCCATCACCAGCTACCGAGATCGAGAGACAGAAGCACGAGAGCTCTAGAAGCAACAGTAGTAGTAGAAATGATGAACTGAGAGGAGAACAAAGTGGGAAATCCGAGTGGGATTCTCATAGGAGCATGGGATTTGCGCACAAACCAGTAAACATTGAGCTGCAAAACCCATCCAGGATTGCCATAGCACATTCACAAGCAAGTTCCAACCGAAGTTTTAGACCGCCAGCAGCTTCATATTCTACGGTGAGAGCCATAAGCCCTATTTCATCGACAGTGCAACATAGGGAAGTACCTATGGCTGCTGCCTCAAGGTCGAGAACCGGGGTCCCACGAAGTCCAGGCATGATAAGAACAGCCACTCCTGTATTCAATATGGCCCCAGCCGTGAGAATCAGATCAGTAGTTCCGGTCTGCTCAGCTCCTCCAAGGAGGTTCATGGCAGAGACGTCCAAAGGTAAGGAAAAAGAAGATTCAAAACCAAAAGACAAATGA